From the Clupea harengus chromosome 15, Ch_v2.0.2, whole genome shotgun sequence genome, one window contains:
- the stx7l gene encoding syntaxin-7, whose amino-acid sequence MDYQRGVLKDPNQLAQTISSNIQKITQQTSEIQRVVNQLGTPQDTTELRQTLQQKQQNVNNLAKETDKLMKEFGSLPVTTEQRQRKIQKDRLINDFSNSLAIVQRTQRQAAQKEKEFVARVRASSRVSGGAPDNDFGGNTNPFGSESQAQIQAEEDTITEEDLYLIQEREQGIQQLESDITDINEIFKDLGMMVHEQGDMIDSIEANVESADINVHSATQQLAQAADYQRKSRKKICILIVLLVIVAVVIGLIIWGALKG is encoded by the exons ATGGATTATCAGCGTGGAGTGCTCAAGGACCCAAACCAGCTTGCACAGACAATCAGTTCCAACATACAAAAGATCACACAGCAAA CATCTGAAATCCAGAGGGTTGTCAATCAGCTAGGGACTCCACAGGACACCACTGAGCTGAGACAAACGCT ACAACAGAAGCAGCAAAATGTCAACAATCTCGCCAAAGAAACGGATAAGTTGATGAAAGAGTTTGGTTCCTTACCAGTAACAACAGAGCAG CGCCAAAGAAAGATCCAGAAGGACCGCCTCATCAATGATTTCTCCAATTCCCTGGCCATTGTCCAAAGGACTCAGAGACAGGCTgcacagaaagagaaggagttTGTTGCCAGAGTTCGTGCCAGCTCCAGAGTATCT GGTGGTGCCCCGGACAATGACTTTGGAGGAAATACTAATCCATTTGGAAG TGAAAGTCAGGCACAGATCCAGGCAGAGGAGGACACCATTACTGAGGAGGACTTGTATCTCATccaggagagagaacagggcaTACAGCAGCTAGAG TCTGACATTACAGATATCAATGAAATCTTTAAAGACTTGGGAATGATGGTCCATGAGCAGGGAGACATGATAG ACAGCATAGAGGCCAATGTTGAGAGTGCTGACATCAACGTCCATTCCGCAACTCAGCAGTTAGCACAAGCAGCAGACTATCAG CGTAAGTCAAGGAAGAAGATCTGCATTCTGATAGTCCTTTTGGTGATCGTGGCAGTAGTCATTGGTTTGATCATCTGGGGCGCTTTAAAGGGATGA
- the LOC105901083 gene encoding trace amine-associated receptor 13c-like, with amino-acid sequence MITTGYNFTVHCPASTAPPCSVRALHPAVRVMLYMASTAVILFTVCGNLLVIISVCLFKQLHKPTNILILSLAFSDIFVGLFVMSLHSVWMIESCWIFGAAVCVFQNFVSFQLTCVSVQNVALLALDRYLALNNPFFYIEKVTLNVSFVVASLSWLFSLLYNFGLLYSNGFLTVTPPSAEEDFITLNEIWSIADIIIVFVIPCGIMIALYFRIFAIAKRHASEIRKVNRVMRPEAKNQNRKSERKAAKAIGILVFVFLLCLLPYYISSFLPGDNAETLKLLFDCTSPLFYLNSFFNPIIYALFYPWFQKSMKLIITFRVCSMGSSLSIVL; translated from the coding sequence ATGATCACTACAGGATATAATTTTACAGTTCACTGTCCGGCTTCCACGGCTCCTCCCTGTTCAGTCAGGGCCTTACACCCTGCAGTGCGTGTGATGCTGTACATGGCCTCGACTGCTGTTATCCTTTTTACCGTGTGCGGGAACCTGCTGGTTATAATCtctgtttgccttttcaagcaGCTGCACAAACCAACGaacatcctcatcctctctttggCATTTTCTGATATTTTTGTAGGGCTGTTTGTCATGTCACTACATTCAGTTTGGATGATAGAATCATGCTGGATATTtggagcagctgtgtgtgtgtttcagaactttgtttctttccaactaacttgtgtgtctgttcaaaATGTTGCTCTTCTTGCTTTAGATAGATACTTGGCTTTGAACAATCCTTTTTTCTATATAGAAAAAGTCACATTAAATGTAAGTTTCGTTGTAGCATCACTGTCCTGGCTGTTTTCCCTACTTTATAACTTTGGTCTTCTTTATTCTAACGGATTTTTGACTGTAACACCGCCTAGTGCAGAGGAAGACTTTATTACTTTAAATGAAATATGGTCCATCGCTGACATTATAATAGTTTTTGTTATCCCATGTGGTATAATGATAGCTTTGTATTTCAGAATATTCGCCATTGCCAAAAGACATGCCAGTGAAATAAGAAAGGTTAACAGGGTTATGAGACCTGAAGCCAAAAACCAGAATCGGAAATCTGAAAGAAAAGCAGCTAAAGCGATCGGAATTTtggtgtttgtctttcttttgtgcCTGCTGCCGTACTATATCTCTTCTTTCTTGCCAGGTGATAATGCTGAAACACTGAAGTTGTTGTTCGACTGCACATCGCCACTCTTTTATCtgaattctttttttaatccaaTCATTTATGCTTTATTTTATCCATGGTTTCAGAAGAGCATGAAGCTCATAATTACATTCCGTGTGTGTAGCATGGGCTCATCATTGTCAATAGTGTTATGA